The following nucleotide sequence is from Kiritimatiella glycovorans.
GCTGGGCGACGGTCTGCGTCCGGGCTGCCTGGCGGATGCCAACGACGAGGCGCAGTTCGCGGAGCTGCGCACGCTCGGGGAGCTGACCCGCACGGCGTGGAATCGCGGCTGCCAGGTGATGATCGAGGGGCCCGGTCACGTCCCGCTCCACAGGATCGCGGAGAATATGGAGCGCGAACTTGAAGACTGCTTCGAGGCCCCGTTCTACACGCTCGGCCCGCTGGTCACCGACATAGGTGCGGGGTACGACCACGTGAACAGCGCGATCGGCGGATCGGTCATGGCCTGGCACGGGGCGGCGATGCTCTGCTACGTCACGCCCAAAGAACATCTCGGCCTGCCGGACCGCGACGACGTGCGCGAAGGGGTGGTCGTGCACCGCATGGCGGCGCACGCCGCCGACCTGGCACGCGGCATCCCCGGCGCCCAGGTGCGCGATAACGCCATCAGCGCGGCGCGGTATGATTTCCGCTGGCGCGACGTGATCAATCTGTGCCTCGACCCCGAACGCGCCCGCAGATTCCGTTACGGCGGAGATTCCGCGGCGGAGGAAGAAGAGGTCGACGTGCGCTACTGCTCCATGTGCGGCGAGCAGTTCTGCTCGATGCGGATGAGCCGCAGGGTCGCGGAGGAGGATTCGTGAGTCCCGGACCCGAGACCCTGTCCGCGGAGGCTTGGGACCGCCGGGTGCGGGACTTTTGCGGCGCGGCCGCCGGAGATCGATACGCGTTCTACTCCAGCGTGGCCGGCGGCATTACCACCGATCCCGTCCGCATGGCCGTACCCGCCGACGATCACCTCGTCCATCGCGGCGACGGGGTGTTCGAATCGTTCAAGTGCGTCGACGGCGCGATCTACAACCTTGACGCCCATCTCGACCGCCTCGAGCGCTCCGCAGGGAGGATCGGGCTGGCGATGCCGTTCGACCGCGAAGCCTTGACCCGGATCATTATCGCCACGCTGCGCGCGGGGGGGCGGCGGGACGCGCTGGTCCGTCTGCTCGTGTCGCGTGGCACCGGCACGATGAGCGCCGATCCGCACCGCTGCCGCCGCCCGGAACTGTACGTGCTCGCGTACCGGCTCGGCCCGTCCTCGGCCGGCGATCCCGCCCGGGGCGTCCGCGTGGGCATCAGCGCGGTGCCGGTGAAACACCCGTTCTTCGCCACCGTCAAGACCTGCAATTACCTGCCGAATGTCCTCATGAAAAAAGAGGCCGGAGATCGCGGGCTGCATTTCGTGGTCGGGATGGATGCGCGCGGCATGCTGACGGAGGGGCCCACGGAGAACCTCGCCGCCGTCACCGCCGACGGGGAACTTCGGGTGCCGCCCCCGGACCGGATTCTCGAGGGCACGACGGCGCGCAGGATGCTCGAGCTGGCCGGACGTCTGGTGGAGGCCGGCGAGCTGAATACAGCCGGCTATGCGGAGATTTCGCGCCGGGATGCCGAAACCGCGCGGGAACTGTTGATTGTGGGTACCACCCCCGATATTCTGCCGGTGGTGGAGTTCGAGGGCAGGGCGATCGGGGGCGGGGTGCCCGGTCCGTTGAGCGTCCGGCTTCGCGAGCTTCTGGAACGCGATATCCGCGAAAACGCCGGGCGGCGGACCCCGGTATGGGAGCAGGGAATTGTATCCTGACCTTCAATCCAGCCTGTTGTGCGACGAGGTTCGCCAGGAGCGGAACGGGAAGTTCATGCTGCTGGGGATCTTCGACACCGTCCGCGCGCGGTCGCTCCCGCTCCGCTTTTCGAGACTCTGCATCGTGACCCGCTGGTGCAGCGGCGAGGGGAGCTTTCAGCAGCGCTCGCGCATCCTGTGTCCGGACCAGGAGGCGGTGCTGGCCGAAGGACGGAACATACCGCTGCGGCTGCAATCGCCCGAATCGACCGCGACCAACGTCGAGGTGTTCGCCGACCTGGAGTTCGGCGAATTCGGCACCTACTGGGTGGAGGTGCTGCTCGATGAGGCGATGATGATCCGTTTTCCCATCCGCATCCTGAAGAGCCCGGCAAAGGCGCCGCATTCATGACGGCGCTCTATTACGACGCCCACCTGCACACCCGTCTCTGCCGGCATGCCGAAGGCGAACCCGACGACTACGCCGCGGAAGCCGCGCGGCGCGGGGTGCCCGGCATCACGGTCACCGATCATGCCCCGGTCCCGGGCGGATTCGAGTCGGCGATCAGGATGACACCGGAGGAGTTGCCGCTCTACCGGGCGTGGATCGCGCATGCGCAGGAGACATGGCGGGGCCGGGTGGACGTGCGCGCGGGGCTCGAGTGCGATTACCGCCCCGGCTTCGAGCGATGGCAGCAACGGCTGAACCGCTCGGGCGACTGGGACTTCATTCTCGGCTCCGTCCACTGCAACATGCGCAGTTACCGTCGGCTCTACTACCGCTTCGACCCCGAAGCCTACACGCGCCTGTACTACGATCACCTCGCCCGGGCCGCGGAGACGGGGCTGTTCGATGCGCTTTCGCACCCCGATGTGCCCAAGTTCATGTGGCCGGAGCGCTGGAATCCGGACCGTATCCGCGACACGATCGGACGCGCCCTCGACCGTATCGCGGCAACGGACGTGGCGCTGGAGCTGAACACCTCCGGGACGCTTAAACCGTACCCTGAAATGAACCCCTCGCCGTTCATCCTTCGGATGATGCGCGAGCGGAGCATCCGCGTCTTCCTCGGTTCCGATGCGCATGAACCGGCGCGGGTGGGCTCCGGGTTTCCCGGTGCCCTGGAACTCCTGCGTGAAGCGGGGTATGTAAAGATCAGTTTCTTCGTGGAACGGAACCGGATCGATCGCCCGATCGACGAGGTGGCGCGTGTACTTCGCAAATAGTGAGTGGATCGCTCGGCTTTAGCTCTTGTATGCGCGGCGTGAAAGAGTTAGCTTGAAGCTGTCTCTATAAAAGAGGGGAGGGGCCACCTGATGAATTCAATCAACCGCAGAGATTTTGTGAGATCGGGAGCGATGGGCGCCGTCACTCTGGGCGCGCTCCGGGCGCGCGCGGCGCAGAAAGCCGAGGTCTGGGTGATCGAAGGGGGCGATCCCGATGCGCTGATGACCCGCTGCCTGAAGGTGATGGACGAGCAGAACGGTTTTGCTCCGGGCACCGGATCACTGGCGCTGAAGGTGAACGCCGCCTGGGCCCGTAAACCCGAGGTCGGCGCCAACACGCATCCCGCGCTGGTCTCGCGTTTTCTCGCCGGCTGTCGCGAACGCGGTGTGCGCGAGGTGACCGTGCCCGAGCACCCCTGTAACCGCGCGGAACAGGCCTTCGACCGCAGCGGGATCCGCGACGCCGTCCGGGAGCGCAATTTCCGGATGATCGACCTCAAGACGCGGACGAAGAGTTTCAGGCAGGTCGAGGTCCCCGGGGGGCAGGTGCTCAAGGACGTGGAGATCGCCGGCGAATACCTGGATGCCGACATGGTGGTGAATATGCCGGTGGTGAAGAATCACAGCGCGACGACCATGTCTTCGGCGCTGAAAAACTGGATGGGTGTGATCCGCCAGCGCCGCATCTGGCACGTCAAGGGCCTGCACGAGTGCATCGCCGACTTCGCCGGCGTGATGAGCGCGGACTGGACCATCATTGATGCCACCCGGGTCATGCTCGCGCACGGCCCGCAGGGACCTTCTCAGAACATGAAACGGCCCGGCCGGTTGATCGTATCCCGCGATCAGGTGGCGGCGGACGCCGTGGCGTCCCGTTTTCTCGTGAAACACCCCGGCGAGATCGGGTATCTTCGGATGGCCGCGGAGCGCGGACTGGGCGTCATGGATCCGGAGCGGATCGACGTCCACTCGCTCCGGGCGGCATGACCTGAGGCCGGCGCCGACAGGTGCAAGGACGGTGATCCGCGACGTGACAGGTGCAGGCGGGGGGAAGGATGCCGATAAGTAAGTCCGGTATGATCCGTTGGGCGGTTCGACTCGTGCTGCTGGTCGTGGCCCTGTTGCTGGTGCTGGGCGGCCCGCTTCCCGACGTGATGGCGAAGGCGGTCCCTGCGCTCAGCCCGCTCGCCGTGCTCTCGGCGTCGATCGCCCACCGCGGCTGGTACGCGAACCTGCTCTGGACGGCGCCTGCGCTGCTGGTGCTGGTGTCGGCGCTGTGGAAAGGACGCTGGTTCTGCCGCTGGATATGCCCGCTGGGCACGGTGATCTCGGTCCCTTCGCAGGTAAGCTTCCGCCGGCGTCTGCTGAGAAAAAGGATCAACGGCACGTTCTTCTGGTTCATCGTGGGCGCTTCCGCGGCCGGTTTGCCGCTGCTGCTCTTCCTCGATCCGCTCTCGACGTTTACCCGACTGGGAGTGCTTGCAGGGCGTAACACGGACCCGTGGGGATGGATCGCCGGCGCGCTGATTCCGGCGGTGATGCTGCTCGCACTGATCCAGCCGCAGGTGTGGTGCACGCACCTGTGTCCCCTCGGTTATTTCCTGGAGACCGTTCGTGTGCGGGGCGCGCGCCGCCGCTTTCAGCAGGGACGCCGCGACGTGCTGCGCGGGCTCCTGCTGGGCGTTCCCGCGGCATTCCTCGTGCGCCGTTTCGCGAAGGCGACCGGAAACGAGCGGCCCGTGATGCCCCCCGGCGCGAAGGGAACGGATAATTTCGCCGCCACCTGTGAGCGCTGTTATGCCTGCGTGGAAATCTGTCCGACCCGCGTGATCCGCATCCGGCAGCGGACGGCGGGCATCGCGGAGTGGTACCTGCCCGAGATGGACTTCAATACGAGCTACTGCGAGGAGTTCTGCAACAAGTGCACGCAGGTCTGTCCCACCGGCGCGCTGCGCCCGCTGACGGAAGAACAGAAACGGATGCGCAAGATCGGAACCGCCCGCGTGATCCGGGAACAGTGCCTGGGCTGGGCGGAACAGAAGCACTGCATGCTGTGCGACGAGTTCTGTCCGTACAACGCCGTGCTCGTCCGCAAAGGGAAGAACGACGTGCCGAAGCCGGTGGTCGACCCCGACGTGTGCCGCGGCTGCGGGGCCTGCCAGAACGTATGTCCCGTGGAAGGCAAAGCCATCGTGATCGACCCGACCGGACTGCAGGGCATCGCGAAAGAATACACCGAGGTTACCGGAAAACAGCGCCGGCGGCGCGACCGCAACGGCGGCCGGCGCAACTGAGCGTTTCGGACTTATGCTGACGATCCTGTACGACGGTCAATGCCCGATCTGCCGCGCCGCGGTGCGGCGGCTGCAGCGCCGCGACCATGACGCGGCGCTCTCGTACATCAACATACGCGACGAAGTCTTCGACGCGGCGGACTGGGGGCTGCGGAAGCGCGATGTGGAGTCCGTGCTTCATGCGGTCGGGCCGCAGGGGCGAGTCTGGCGCGGATTCGACGCCGTGCGCGAGGCGGGCCGGGCTACGGGGGCCCGCTGGGTGGCCCTGAGTGAGCTTCCGGTCTTGAGGTCGTTTTGTGAAATGCTGTACCGTCTCGCTCTTCTGTTGCGGTCGCGGCTGACCGCGGAAGAGGGGCGGGAGTGAACGACGCGGAACGTAAAGCGGTTTACCGGACGATTATCATTGCACAGTGCATGGGCATGCTCGGTCTGGTGCTTTTCCAGAACGGCTTCATGCTGAATTACTTCTCCAAACTAAGCCTTTCGAGTGCAGACATCGCGCTCGTCCTCGCTCTCCCGCCTTTCGTGAATATGCTCGTGATGCTGCCGTCCGCGTACATGTCGGATCTGCACGGTAAAAAGCGCCTCGGCGTCATCGGCGGCATTCTCATGCAGTTCGGATTTCTCTCGCTGCTTGTGCCGGGACTACGGGATGCAGTCCATGCCAAAGGACTCGTTTTCTCCGGGGTGGTCGTGTTCAGCCTGGGTAATGCACTGGGCGGATCGAGCTGGTTTGCGCTGCTCAGTCCGCTGGTCCCCGAACACATACGCGGCCGTTTCTTCGGACGCCTGCGCGTGACGTTTCAGACGGTCACCATCCTGTTCACGATGCTCGTGACCTGGCTGCTGGACCGCCACGACGACCTCTGGATGTTCTGCGGCATCATCCTCGTCGCCTGGGTCGCGGTTCTGAGCCGACTGTTCTTCTATATCCGCATCCCCGAAGTCGAGCCTGCGGGCCGCAGGGAGCGCCATTTTCTCGATGCGCTGCGCAAGGTCATAGCCGTTCCCGGGTTCCTGCCCTTCACCTGTTATGCCTTTCTGGTCGCGCTGTTTACCGCGGGCGGCCCTCTGATTTTCGCGCTTCTCGAAAAAGACGTGCTGGCGTTTAAACCGGCCACGATCACGCTGATGGGTACGCTGCTCATGATCGGCATAACCGCCGGCTGCTTTCTCGGCGGAAGGATGGTGGATCGCCTGGGCACGCGCACGGTTTTTGTGCTCTGTCATTTCGCGTATGCGCTTTTTTTCCTCCTGTTCGCTGCACGAGGATTTTTCGCACTGCCGCTCACGTTGTATATCGGGGCGCTAACCCTCGGTTATGGCGTGGTCGGAGGAAGTGCGGGGATCGCGACCTCCTCGGAACTGCTTGCGCTGATCCCCTCCGAAAACAAATCGCTGGCGTGTTCGTTCAATATGACCCTGATCAGCGCCGGTTGTGCCCTGCCGGGCATACTGGTCTCACGGCTTTTGGACTGGGAGGTGCTGAGCGAAAGCTGGATGCTGGCGGGGCAAAGCCTGAGTCCGTACGACACAATGCTCATCGCCAGCGGAGTGATGATGACCCTGCTGCTGGTCACGCTCGGACTCATCCCCTCCGTCATCCACAAAGTGGGTCTCTACCCGGCCGCATCCTCATGGAATCGGGTATAGCTTTCGGAGCGGCGAGCGGAAGTGCGTAGGCCCCCGAGTTCCACCTTGGGACACCCAGAGAAATATCGTAATCGTACTCAGCGAAGCGGTACACGTACTCGATTTATTGAATGGGAAAAAGGATCGCGCCTTCGGCGCTCCAAGCACGCGTACGCGTACGAATCATGTTCTCTGTGGTGATCCCCACAAACCCCTTACCACAACTCTTTCCGCATCCCACTCTTGCCTCCCACCGCTCCCCGAACGACTTCCCGCAAAAATCTACGAAGAACCAAAATAAAACGCCGCTCCGGAAGAAGCGGCGTGCGGACGGGCGGGGGGGCGGAATCAGCGTCGTTGCCGACATCGACGCAGCGCCAGCAGCGCGGTCGCTGCCGTAAGGCACAGGCCGGCCGAGGCCGGTTCGGGCACGGCGCCCGTGAAGCGTATGTCGTCGAAATAGGCGAGTTCGCTGCCCGCGTTCGAGTCGAAGGCGAACCGGAGCGAGACCGCGGAATCATCGAGCCCGGCGTCGCGGACCGCGCTCAGCCCGGTCGTCGCCGTCTGCCACGCATCCCCTCTGGCCTCCAGTTCCGCTTCGCCCCAGTCCACGAGCACCAGGCTGGCGGTACCATCCGTGAGGTCGATCCGCAGGCGGTCGTCCGACTCGTACCCGGTGGACGCCGCGTAGAAGCGGCAGGTCACGCCGCCCGTCACAAAGCCCGAAAAGTCGACCGGGTCGAGCGTCACCTCCATGGTCCCGTCGGTGTCGCTGATCACAAACCCCTGATCTCCCTCGGCGAAGCCGCCGCCGGGGCCCGAAGACGTCACGCCGACCTCGTCGCCGTCGGTCAGCCCCACGCTGTCGCGCGTATTCAGGTACCGGGACGTGAAGCCGAGTTCGGGATCCAGCGCCGGACTGTTCACGACGGGCTCGTCGGCGTGAGTCTCAAGGGCGTGGTCGGTCAGGGGGTCGCCGGTGTCGATGTACGAACCGCCGACGGCGACGGGTTCTTCGAATCCGGTGCGGGCGATGAGGGCGCCCGGGGCGGCGGAGGCCGCCGCAAGCACGGGCAGAATAAACGCGATGATACGATGAGTCATGGGTTCCTCCATGGTTGAGTGAAAGGTAAGGT
It contains:
- a CDS encoding histidinol-phosphatase, with the protein product MTALYYDAHLHTRLCRHAEGEPDDYAAEAARRGVPGITVTDHAPVPGGFESAIRMTPEELPLYRAWIAHAQETWRGRVDVRAGLECDYRPGFERWQQRLNRSGDWDFILGSVHCNMRSYRRLYYRFDPEAYTRLYYDHLARAAETGLFDALSHPDVPKFMWPERWNPDRIRDTIGRALDRIAATDVALELNTSGTLKPYPEMNPSPFILRMMRERSIRVFLGSDAHEPARVGSGFPGALELLREAGYVKISFFVERNRIDRPIDEVARVLRK
- a CDS encoding DUF362 domain-containing protein produces the protein MGAVTLGALRARAAQKAEVWVIEGGDPDALMTRCLKVMDEQNGFAPGTGSLALKVNAAWARKPEVGANTHPALVSRFLAGCRERGVREVTVPEHPCNRAEQAFDRSGIRDAVRERNFRMIDLKTRTKSFRQVEVPGGQVLKDVEIAGEYLDADMVVNMPVVKNHSATTMSSALKNWMGVIRQRRIWHVKGLHECIADFAGVMSADWTIIDATRVMLAHGPQGPSQNMKRPGRLIVSRDQVAADAVASRFLVKHPGEIGYLRMAAERGLGVMDPERIDVHSLRAA
- a CDS encoding 4Fe-4S binding protein, translating into MIRWAVRLVLLVVALLLVLGGPLPDVMAKAVPALSPLAVLSASIAHRGWYANLLWTAPALLVLVSALWKGRWFCRWICPLGTVISVPSQVSFRRRLLRKRINGTFFWFIVGASAAGLPLLLFLDPLSTFTRLGVLAGRNTDPWGWIAGALIPAVMLLALIQPQVWCTHLCPLGYFLETVRVRGARRRFQQGRRDVLRGLLLGVPAAFLVRRFAKATGNERPVMPPGAKGTDNFAATCERCYACVEICPTRVIRIRQRTAGIAEWYLPEMDFNTSYCEEFCNKCTQVCPTGALRPLTEEQKRMRKIGTARVIREQCLGWAEQKHCMLCDEFCPYNAVLVRKGKNDVPKPVVDPDVCRGCGACQNVCPVEGKAIVIDPTGLQGIAKEYTEVTGKQRRRRDRNGGRRN
- a CDS encoding aminotransferase class IV gives rise to the protein MSPGPETLSAEAWDRRVRDFCGAAAGDRYAFYSSVAGGITTDPVRMAVPADDHLVHRGDGVFESFKCVDGAIYNLDAHLDRLERSAGRIGLAMPFDREALTRIIIATLRAGGRRDALVRLLVSRGTGTMSADPHRCRRPELYVLAYRLGPSSAGDPARGVRVGISAVPVKHPFFATVKTCNYLPNVLMKKEAGDRGLHFVVGMDARGMLTEGPTENLAAVTADGELRVPPPDRILEGTTARRMLELAGRLVEAGELNTAGYAEISRRDAETARELLIVGTTPDILPVVEFEGRAIGGGVPGPLSVRLRELLERDIRENAGRRTPVWEQGIVS
- a CDS encoding DUF6941 family protein, coding for MYPDLQSSLLCDEVRQERNGKFMLLGIFDTVRARSLPLRFSRLCIVTRWCSGEGSFQQRSRILCPDQEAVLAEGRNIPLRLQSPESTATNVEVFADLEFGEFGTYWVEVLLDEAMMIRFPIRILKSPAKAPHS
- a CDS encoding MFS transporter; the encoded protein is MNDAERKAVYRTIIIAQCMGMLGLVLFQNGFMLNYFSKLSLSSADIALVLALPPFVNMLVMLPSAYMSDLHGKKRLGVIGGILMQFGFLSLLVPGLRDAVHAKGLVFSGVVVFSLGNALGGSSWFALLSPLVPEHIRGRFFGRLRVTFQTVTILFTMLVTWLLDRHDDLWMFCGIILVAWVAVLSRLFFYIRIPEVEPAGRRERHFLDALRKVIAVPGFLPFTCYAFLVALFTAGGPLIFALLEKDVLAFKPATITLMGTLLMIGITAGCFLGGRMVDRLGTRTVFVLCHFAYALFFLLFAARGFFALPLTLYIGALTLGYGVVGGSAGIATSSELLALIPSENKSLACSFNMTLISAGCALPGILVSRLLDWEVLSESWMLAGQSLSPYDTMLIASGVMMTLLLVTLGLIPSVIHKVGLYPAASSWNRV
- a CDS encoding thiol-disulfide oxidoreductase DCC family protein; this encodes MLTILYDGQCPICRAAVRRLQRRDHDAALSYINIRDEVFDAADWGLRKRDVESVLHAVGPQGRVWRGFDAVREAGRATGARWVALSELPVLRSFCEMLYRLALLLRSRLTAEEGRE